One Methylomarinovum tepidoasis DNA window includes the following coding sequences:
- a CDS encoding leucyl aminopeptidase, whose product MEFSLHTGNPLKKPTDCLIVGVYDKRKLTPTAQLLDEATDGRLGRVLKRENFKAEPGDTLRLPQLDGCRAERILVVGLGKKKALDAKRYAKAIDATAKAVVGMPVKKALCALPDAAVPDRDARWQARQILQRFTDATYRFTELKSEPGEPPALSRIDLHLEDKARGDAVERGAREGLAIASGMKLTKDLGNLPGNVCTPAYLAEQARKLTDRHAKITATVLEEGDMEKLGMGALLAVSRGSRQPARLIVLEYRGGKAKDQPVALVGKGLTFDAGGISIKPSQNMDEMKYDMCGGASVLGTFETVAQLGLPINLVGIVPASENLPDGNAMKPGDIVKSLSGKTIEVLNTDAEGRLILCDALTYAERFQPQTVIDIATLTGACIVALGRHASGLLGNDDDLCRKLLDAGETSLDRAWQLPLWEEYQEQLKSNFADMANIGGREAGTITAACFLARYAENFRWAHLDIAGTAWNTGQNKGATGRPVPLLTQFLLDRLE is encoded by the coding sequence ATGGAATTCAGCCTTCACACCGGAAACCCGCTCAAAAAACCCACCGACTGTCTGATCGTCGGGGTTTACGACAAACGCAAGCTCACCCCCACCGCCCAGCTCCTGGACGAGGCCACCGACGGCCGCCTGGGCAGGGTGCTCAAGCGCGAAAACTTCAAGGCTGAGCCCGGCGACACCCTCCGCCTGCCCCAGCTCGACGGTTGTCGTGCGGAGCGGATTCTGGTGGTCGGTCTGGGCAAGAAGAAGGCGCTCGACGCCAAACGCTATGCCAAGGCCATCGATGCCACCGCCAAGGCGGTGGTCGGGATGCCGGTGAAGAAGGCGCTGTGCGCCCTGCCCGATGCCGCCGTCCCCGACCGTGATGCCCGCTGGCAGGCCCGTCAGATCCTGCAGCGGTTCACCGACGCCACGTACCGCTTCACCGAGCTGAAAAGCGAACCAGGCGAACCGCCCGCCCTGTCCCGGATCGATCTCCACCTGGAGGACAAGGCCCGAGGCGATGCGGTCGAACGCGGCGCCCGCGAGGGACTGGCCATCGCTTCCGGCATGAAGCTGACCAAGGATCTGGGCAACCTGCCGGGCAACGTCTGCACCCCCGCCTATCTGGCGGAACAGGCCCGGAAACTGACCGACCGCCACGCCAAGATCACGGCGACGGTGCTGGAAGAAGGGGATATGGAAAAGCTGGGGATGGGGGCGCTGCTGGCGGTTTCCCGCGGCAGCCGCCAGCCGGCCAGGCTCATCGTCCTGGAATACCGCGGCGGCAAGGCCAAAGACCAACCCGTCGCCCTGGTGGGCAAGGGCCTGACCTTCGACGCCGGTGGCATCTCCATCAAGCCGTCTCAGAACATGGACGAGATGAAGTACGACATGTGCGGCGGCGCCAGCGTGCTCGGCACCTTCGAAACCGTGGCGCAATTGGGGCTGCCCATCAACCTGGTGGGCATCGTCCCCGCTTCGGAGAACCTGCCCGACGGCAACGCGATGAAGCCCGGCGACATCGTCAAGAGCCTGTCCGGCAAGACCATCGAGGTGCTCAACACCGACGCCGAGGGCCGCCTGATCCTGTGCGACGCCCTCACCTACGCCGAGCGTTTCCAGCCGCAGACGGTCATCGACATCGCCACCCTGACCGGCGCCTGCATCGTCGCCCTCGGCCGCCACGCCTCAGGACTACTGGGCAACGACGACGATCTGTGCCGGAAATTGCTCGACGCCGGGGAAACCAGCCTCGACCGCGCCTGGCAGCTGCCCCTGTGGGAGGAATACCAGGAACAGCTCAAGTCCAACTTCGCCGACATGGCCAACATCGGCGGCCGTGAGGCCGGCACCATCACCGCCGCCTGTTTCCTGGCCCGCTATGCCGAAAACTTCCGCTGGGCCCATCTGGACATCGCCGGCACCGCCTGGAACACGGGCCAGAACAAGGGGGCCACCGGACGCCCGGTGCCGCTGCTGACCCAGTTCCTCCTCGACCGGCTCGAATGA
- a CDS encoding DUF4404 family protein has protein sequence MSEESKRRLSEGLARLRAELENLEADEATRQRLEDLALRVERQLAEGGEESHHGLLAELEEELLRFEVEHPRLTAILNDIMVALANMGI, from the coding sequence ATGAGTGAAGAAAGCAAACGCCGATTGAGCGAAGGATTGGCGCGTCTGCGGGCGGAACTGGAGAATCTGGAGGCGGACGAGGCTACCCGCCAGCGCCTCGAGGATTTGGCCCTCCGGGTCGAGCGCCAGTTGGCGGAGGGTGGCGAGGAAAGCCATCACGGTCTGCTGGCGGAGCTGGAGGAGGAACTGCTCCGTTTCGAAGTGGAACATCCCCGCCTGACCGCCATTCTCAACGACATCATGGTAGCGTTGGCCAACATGGGGATTTGA
- the pcnB gene encoding polynucleotide adenylyltransferase PcnB, which produces MPILNLVKKLLKPEEAPKPAAAHPGPRIYPRSQHSISRRQISPNALKVLYRLHKAGFRACLVGGCVRDLLLGREPKDFDVATDAHPEQIRKLFRNCRLIGRRFRLAHVRFGREIIEVATFRAAAPEGAGDWVREEETGRVLRDNVYGTIEEDAWRRDFTVNALYYDIADFSVVDYVGGMEDLKAGVLRLIGEPEVRYREDPVRMLRAVRFMTKLGFVLDESCRLLLPRLAHLLEDIPPARLYEEVLKLFLSGCAVQTFEALRRYGLFGHLFPLTERALARQPDGFPLTLVAKALENTDRRVAEDAPVTPYFLYAALLWEPVRLEALRRQAEGATSAVAVQEAASEVLSAQVRHVAIPKRVALPMREVWTLQPRFERRQGGRPLRLLSHPRFRAAYDFLLLRSEAGEIEPELAEWWTRFQQAGESERRKMIQGPARGRRRRRRSRRRAKPRETSES; this is translated from the coding sequence TTGCCGATTCTCAATCTGGTCAAAAAACTCCTGAAACCCGAGGAGGCGCCCAAGCCGGCTGCTGCCCATCCCGGTCCCCGCATCTATCCGCGATCCCAGCACTCGATTTCCCGGCGCCAGATCAGTCCGAACGCCCTCAAGGTGTTGTATCGGCTGCACAAGGCTGGGTTCCGCGCTTGCCTGGTGGGCGGCTGTGTGCGCGATCTGTTGCTGGGTCGCGAACCCAAAGATTTCGACGTCGCCACCGATGCCCATCCGGAACAGATCCGCAAGTTGTTTCGCAACTGCCGTCTGATTGGCCGCCGTTTCCGCCTCGCTCATGTGCGTTTCGGGCGCGAGATCATCGAGGTGGCCACCTTCCGTGCCGCCGCCCCCGAAGGGGCGGGGGATTGGGTCCGGGAAGAGGAAACCGGGCGGGTCTTGCGCGACAACGTCTACGGCACCATCGAGGAAGATGCCTGGCGCCGGGATTTTACCGTCAACGCCCTGTATTACGACATCGCCGACTTCTCGGTGGTCGATTATGTCGGCGGCATGGAAGACCTGAAGGCCGGGGTGCTGCGTCTGATCGGCGAACCGGAGGTGCGTTACCGCGAGGATCCGGTGCGGATGCTGCGGGCTGTCCGTTTCATGACCAAGCTCGGCTTCGTGCTCGACGAGTCCTGCCGGCTGCTGTTGCCGCGTCTGGCCCACTTGCTCGAAGACATTCCCCCGGCCCGCCTCTACGAGGAGGTGCTAAAGTTGTTCCTGTCCGGCTGTGCGGTGCAGACTTTCGAGGCGCTGCGCCGTTACGGCCTGTTCGGGCACCTGTTCCCGCTCACCGAGAGGGCCCTGGCCCGGCAGCCTGACGGGTTCCCCCTGACCCTGGTGGCCAAGGCGCTGGAGAACACCGACCGCCGCGTGGCCGAGGATGCGCCGGTGACGCCCTATTTCCTCTACGCGGCGCTGTTGTGGGAGCCGGTGCGCCTCGAAGCGCTGCGGCGTCAGGCCGAGGGGGCCACGTCGGCGGTGGCGGTACAGGAGGCCGCCAGCGAAGTGCTCAGCGCGCAGGTCCGTCACGTGGCCATCCCCAAGCGGGTGGCGCTGCCGATGCGCGAGGTCTGGACCTTGCAGCCCCGCTTCGAGCGCCGCCAGGGCGGCCGGCCGCTGCGGTTGCTGAGTCACCCCCGCTTCCGCGCCGCCTACGACTTTCTGCTGTTGCGCAGCGAGGCGGGAGAGATCGAGCCGGAGCTGGCCGAATGGTGGACCCGCTTCCAGCAGGCCGGCGAAAGCGAGCGCCGCAAGATGATCCAGGGGCCGGCCAGAGGCCGCCGCCGGCGGCGCCGTTCCCGCCGCCGTGCCAAACCCAGGGAGACCAGCGAATCATGA
- the folK gene encoding 2-amino-4-hydroxy-6-hydroxymethyldihydropteridine diphosphokinase has protein sequence MTAIRAYIGLGSNLGEPVRQLERARAAIADLDGVKEAAFSSLYRSRPMGPQDQPDYVNAVMAVDTELAAPQLLSELQAIEAAQGRVREGDRWGPRTLDLDLLLYGRACIRTEDLTVPHYGLAERCFVLLPLAEIAPADLYVPGHGPLSELVRHCPAEGLERL, from the coding sequence ATGACCGCGATCCGCGCCTACATCGGCCTCGGCAGCAATCTGGGGGAACCGGTGCGCCAGCTCGAACGGGCGCGGGCCGCGATCGCTGATCTGGACGGGGTCAAGGAGGCCGCCTTTTCCAGTCTCTACCGCAGCCGCCCCATGGGGCCTCAGGATCAGCCCGACTACGTCAACGCGGTCATGGCGGTCGATACTGAACTTGCAGCGCCGCAATTGTTGTCCGAACTCCAGGCCATCGAGGCCGCCCAGGGTCGGGTCCGGGAAGGCGATCGCTGGGGGCCGAGAACCCTGGATCTGGATCTTTTGCTCTATGGCCGCGCCTGCATCCGCACCGAGGATCTAACCGTGCCCCATTACGGTCTGGCCGAGCGCTGTTTCGTGCTCCTTCCCCTGGCGGAGATCGCGCCGGCGGATCTCTATGTGCCCGGCCACGGTCCGTTGTCCGAACTGGTCCGACACTGCCCCGCCGAGGGGCTGGAGCGTTTATGA
- the panB gene encoding 3-methyl-2-oxobutanoate hydroxymethyltransferase: protein MTAPITVPELRARKARGDKIACLTVYDATFARVLERAGVDVALVGDSLGVVVQGQPATVAVTLEQMAYHVGCVRRGLECPLLLADLPFASYAHPHQAVASGAELMRAGAQMVKLEGGRQRLEAVKALVAEGIPVCGHLGLLPQSIHRLGRYRVQGNDPQTAQRLLEDACLLEEAGVDLLVLECIPATLAEAVTAEVAVPTIGIGAGPHCDGQVLVLHDLLGLWFEGRPPRFVQDFLAAGGSIEGAVRAYVEAVRKGRFPTAEQSY, encoded by the coding sequence ATGACCGCACCGATCACCGTTCCCGAACTGCGCGCGCGCAAGGCTCGGGGCGACAAGATCGCCTGCCTGACCGTGTACGACGCCACCTTCGCCCGGGTGCTGGAGCGGGCCGGGGTGGATGTGGCCCTGGTGGGGGATTCCCTGGGCGTGGTGGTTCAGGGGCAGCCGGCCACGGTGGCGGTGACCCTGGAACAGATGGCCTATCATGTCGGCTGCGTGCGCCGCGGCCTGGAGTGTCCCCTGCTGCTGGCCGATCTGCCTTTCGCCAGCTATGCGCATCCACACCAGGCGGTCGCCAGCGGCGCCGAACTGATGCGGGCCGGCGCCCAGATGGTAAAGCTGGAGGGTGGCCGCCAGCGTTTGGAGGCGGTGAAGGCGCTGGTGGCAGAAGGCATCCCGGTGTGCGGCCACCTGGGCCTGCTGCCCCAGTCGATCCACCGTCTGGGCCGTTACCGGGTGCAGGGCAACGATCCCCAGACGGCCCAGCGTTTGCTGGAGGACGCCTGCCTGCTGGAGGAAGCCGGTGTTGACCTGCTGGTACTCGAGTGCATCCCGGCGACCCTGGCCGAGGCGGTCACCGCCGAAGTTGCCGTACCCACCATAGGCATCGGCGCCGGGCCTCACTGCGACGGTCAGGTGCTGGTGCTTCACGATCTTCTGGGGCTGTGGTTCGAGGGCAGGCCGCCCCGCTTCGTGCAGGATTTCCTCGCCGCAGGGGGCAGCATCGAGGGGGCGGTGCGCGCTTACGTGGAGGCGGTCCGGAAGGGCCGCTTTCCCACCGCCGAACAATCCTACTGA
- a CDS encoding Uma2 family endonuclease: MSVRAESLRLTPQAYLEGEKTASVKHEYLQGQVYAMVGAADGHVRLTMNFGFLLQSHLRGTPCSTYISDMKVRIDAGEAFFYPDVLVTCDAEDRRRVYFKDHPLLVIEVLSPTTEGLDRGEKFAWYRRLSALREYVLADPRRYAVDVFRRNDQGRWELFSFAGEAARLELASVDFSCALAAVYEGVDFSLATGDADAPD, translated from the coding sequence ATGTCCGTACGAGCCGAATCCCTGCGGCTGACGCCGCAGGCTTACCTCGAGGGGGAGAAGACCGCCTCGGTCAAACATGAATACCTCCAGGGCCAGGTATATGCCATGGTGGGGGCGGCGGACGGCCATGTGCGTCTGACCATGAATTTTGGTTTCCTGCTGCAATCCCACCTGCGTGGAACGCCCTGCAGCACTTACATCTCCGACATGAAGGTCCGCATCGACGCGGGGGAGGCGTTCTTCTATCCGGACGTGCTGGTGACCTGCGATGCCGAAGACCGCAGGCGGGTTTATTTCAAGGATCATCCGTTGCTGGTGATCGAAGTGCTGTCGCCGACCACCGAGGGTTTAGACCGCGGGGAAAAGTTCGCCTGGTACCGGCGGCTTTCCGCTTTGCGGGAATACGTGCTGGCCGACCCGCGCCGTTATGCCGTGGACGTGTTCCGCCGCAACGATCAGGGACGCTGGGAATTGTTCAGCTTCGCCGGCGAAGCGGCACGGCTGGAGCTGGCCAGCGTCGATTTCAGCTGCGCCCTGGCGGCGGTGTACGAAGGGGTGGATTTCAGCCTGGCGACAGGGGACGCCGATGCGCCGGATTGA
- the panC gene encoding pantoate--beta-alanine ligase: MRRIDRITDLRACLEGWRRAGQRIALAPTMGNLHEGHLQLVDAARRCGDRVVVSIFVNPLQFGPGEDYDRYPRTLEADCAKLETRGADLVFAPSVAEIYPRSTAESTFVEVLGITEILCGASRPGHFRGVATVVAKLFNIVQPDVAVFGEKDYQQLQVIRRLVADLDFPVEIVGVPIVREADGLALSSRNGYLTPAERARAPLLYRSLCQARDAIAAGERDFTALCRRQLEYLQKAGFRPDYFEIRRPDLGEAGPDDRPLVILAAAWLGRTRLIDNLQAP; the protein is encoded by the coding sequence ATGCGCCGGATTGACCGCATCACCGACCTGCGCGCCTGCCTGGAGGGTTGGCGCCGTGCCGGGCAGCGCATCGCCCTGGCGCCCACCATGGGCAACCTGCACGAAGGTCACCTGCAGCTGGTGGATGCCGCCCGCCGCTGCGGCGACCGGGTGGTGGTGAGCATCTTCGTCAATCCGCTCCAGTTCGGCCCCGGCGAGGACTACGACCGCTATCCCCGCACCCTGGAGGCGGACTGCGCCAAGCTGGAGACGCGGGGCGCCGATCTGGTGTTCGCCCCATCTGTGGCCGAAATCTATCCCCGTTCCACGGCCGAATCCACCTTCGTCGAGGTGCTGGGGATCACCGAGATTCTCTGTGGCGCCAGCCGTCCCGGCCATTTCCGCGGCGTTGCCACGGTGGTGGCCAAGTTGTTCAATATCGTCCAGCCGGATGTGGCCGTCTTTGGCGAGAAGGATTATCAGCAGTTGCAGGTGATCCGCCGCCTGGTGGCCGATCTCGATTTCCCGGTGGAGATCGTCGGCGTGCCCATCGTGCGCGAGGCCGACGGCCTGGCGCTGAGCTCCCGCAACGGCTATCTCACCCCCGCCGAGCGGGCCAGGGCGCCGCTGCTCTACCGCAGCCTGTGTCAGGCCCGCGACGCCATCGCCGCAGGAGAGCGGGATTTTACCGCCCTGTGCCGACGCCAATTGGAATATCTGCAAAAGGCCGGTTTCCGGCCGGACTATTTCGAGATCCGCCGCCCCGATCTGGGGGAGGCGGGGCCGGACGACCGGCCACTGGTGATCCTGGCCGCCGCTTGGCTGGGCCGGACCCGTCTGATCGACAATCTGCAGGCGCCATGA
- a CDS encoding methylthioribulose 1-phosphate dehydratase, translating into MSGFDTLAAELVEAGRELYRRGWVPATSGNFSARLDDGTIAITASGRHKGRLTAGDILRIDAEGRSLDGRRPSAETGLHLGIYRRFPEVRAVLHPHSPAAVLASRLFKGELVLADHELLKALDGIDTHAHRLVVPIFANDQDIPRLARQVDQWIERHRRLHAYIIAGHGFYAWGRSVAAALTAVEALEFMFDCEVRLYGVRS; encoded by the coding sequence ATGAGCGGCTTCGACACCCTCGCCGCCGAACTGGTCGAGGCCGGGCGGGAACTGTACCGCCGTGGCTGGGTGCCGGCCACCAGCGGCAATTTCTCCGCCCGCCTCGACGACGGCACCATCGCCATCACCGCCTCCGGCCGCCACAAGGGCAGGCTGACGGCTGGCGACATCCTGCGTATCGACGCCGAGGGCCGTTCCCTCGACGGCCGCCGTCCGTCGGCGGAAACCGGCCTGCATCTGGGGATCTACCGCCGCTTTCCCGAAGTGCGCGCCGTGCTCCATCCCCATTCCCCGGCGGCGGTGCTGGCCTCGCGCCTGTTCAAGGGCGAGCTGGTGCTGGCCGACCACGAGCTGCTCAAGGCCCTCGACGGCATCGACACCCACGCCCACCGCCTGGTGGTGCCGATCTTCGCCAACGACCAGGACATCCCGCGGCTGGCGCGCCAGGTGGATCAGTGGATCGAGCGCCACCGCCGCCTGCACGCCTACATCATCGCCGGCCACGGCTTCTATGCCTGGGGACGCAGCGTGGCGGCGGCGCTGACGGCGGTGGAAGCCCTGGAATTCATGTTCGACTGTGAAGTGAGACTGTACGGAGTGAGATCATGA
- a CDS encoding 1,2-dihydroxy-3-keto-5-methylthiopentene dioxygenase, with amino-acid sequence MSLLTVSPETGFEPFEKITDPEEIAARLDRIGVLFERWEAGEPLPADAGPEAILAAYADPVERLKRRYGFKSADVIAVTPDHPDREALRAKFLSEHTHSDFEVRFFVGGRGLFYLHPDDKVHIVLCEAGDLISVPAGARHWFDMGARPELKCIRLFTTPEGWQADYTGSDIAARFPRLEDWLAKVGA; translated from the coding sequence ATGAGCCTGTTGACCGTTTCCCCCGAGACCGGCTTCGAGCCGTTCGAAAAGATCACCGATCCCGAGGAAATCGCCGCCCGTCTGGACCGGATCGGTGTGCTGTTCGAGCGCTGGGAGGCCGGAGAACCCCTGCCGGCCGACGCCGGCCCCGAGGCCATCCTGGCCGCCTACGCCGACCCGGTGGAGCGCCTGAAGCGGCGATACGGCTTCAAGTCCGCCGACGTCATCGCCGTCACCCCGGACCATCCCGACCGCGAGGCGCTGCGGGCCAAGTTCCTTTCCGAGCACACTCACAGCGACTTCGAGGTGCGCTTCTTCGTCGGCGGCCGCGGACTGTTCTATCTCCATCCCGACGACAAGGTCCACATCGTCCTGTGCGAGGCCGGCGATCTCATCAGCGTGCCCGCCGGCGCCCGTCACTGGTTCGACATGGGCGCGCGTCCCGAGCTCAAGTGCATCCGCCTGTTCACCACCCCGGAAGGCTGGCAGGCCGATTACACCGGCAGCGACATCGCCGCGCGCTTCCCCAGGTTGGAGGACTGGCTGGCGAAGGTCGGGGCATGA
- the mtnC gene encoding acireductone synthase: MIRAILTDIEGTTSSLSFVKDVLFPYARRRLADFVRARRNAPEVRELLDEVRRIAGRDLSLDEVIARLEAWSDRDEKAPPLKALQGMIWEAGYRRGDFQGHVYADAAAKLREWKEKGLDLYVFSSGSVPAQKLLFGHTPYGDLTPLFSGYFDTRTGPKREAESYCRIAARIGRPPAEILFLSDVPEELDAAREAGMETVQLVRDGELDDGARHHQVRRFDEIAV; encoded by the coding sequence ATGATCCGCGCCATCCTCACCGACATCGAAGGGACCACCTCGTCCCTGAGCTTCGTCAAGGACGTGCTGTTTCCCTACGCCCGCCGGCGGCTGGCGGATTTCGTGCGGGCGCGTCGAAACGCGCCGGAAGTGCGGGAACTTCTGGACGAGGTCCGCCGCATCGCCGGCCGGGATCTTTCCCTGGACGAAGTCATCGCCCGGCTGGAAGCCTGGAGCGACCGGGACGAAAAGGCGCCGCCCCTCAAGGCGTTGCAGGGGATGATCTGGGAGGCCGGCTACCGGCGCGGCGACTTTCAGGGCCATGTCTATGCGGATGCGGCGGCGAAGCTGCGGGAATGGAAGGAGAAGGGGCTGGACCTGTACGTCTTCTCCTCCGGTTCGGTGCCGGCCCAGAAATTGTTGTTCGGCCACACTCCCTACGGGGATCTGACGCCGCTGTTCTCCGGCTATTTCGATACCCGCACCGGCCCCAAGCGCGAGGCCGAAAGCTATTGCCGCATCGCCGCGCGGATCGGACGGCCGCCGGCGGAAATCCTGTTCCTGTCGGATGTGCCTGAGGAACTGGACGCCGCCCGTGAAGCCGGCATGGAGACGGTGCAACTGGTGCGCGACGGTGAGCTGGACGACGGCGCCCGCCACCATCAGGTGCGCCGTTTCGACGAGATCGCGGTTTAA
- a CDS encoding Uma2 family endonuclease, protein MAEPAKRLATYEDLCRVPEHLVAEIIDGELIVHPRPAPRHAHAASMLGGEIIHPYHKGSGGPGGWWILDEPEVHLGADVVVPDLAGWRRERLPRLPDTAWFEMAPDWVCEVLSPATCKTDRKRKMPLYARHGVSWLWLVDPETRTLEAYRRQDGRWLLLHTFADQDPVAAEPFQAVPFGLGSLWAD, encoded by the coding sequence ATGGCAGAACCGGCGAAGCGTCTGGCAACCTACGAGGATTTGTGCCGGGTCCCGGAACACCTGGTGGCCGAAATCATCGACGGCGAACTGATCGTCCACCCCCGCCCGGCGCCCAGACACGCTCACGCGGCATCCATGCTGGGCGGGGAAATCATTCATCCATACCATAAAGGCAGCGGCGGCCCCGGCGGCTGGTGGATTCTCGACGAACCGGAGGTCCACCTCGGCGCTGACGTGGTCGTGCCCGACCTGGCGGGCTGGCGGCGCGAGCGGCTGCCCCGGCTGCCCGACACCGCTTGGTTCGAGATGGCGCCCGACTGGGTCTGCGAAGTGCTGTCGCCGGCCACCTGCAAGACCGACCGCAAGCGCAAGATGCCTCTCTACGCGCGCCACGGCGTGTCCTGGCTGTGGCTGGTGGATCCGGAAACCCGCACCCTGGAAGCCTATCGCCGCCAGGACGGGCGGTGGCTGCTGCTCCACACCTTCGCCGACCAGGACCCGGTGGCCGCCGAACCGTTCCAGGCCGTACCCTTCGGCCTCGGAAGCCTCTGGGCCGATTAA
- a CDS encoding NAD(P)H-dependent oxidoreductase subunit E, with amino-acid sequence MAAEQARKKKGRINRGRPVDLKALEEIRALLGDEPRCRDLLIEHLHKIQDTYGHISARHLRALAHEMNLSQAEVYEVATFYHHFDVVKEGETPPPPLTIQVCESLACQMNGAHELIDALKQALGDQVRVLPAPCVGRCQHAPVAVVGQNPIDRATPEKVRAAVEAKAVEAPVPDYIDYNAYRAQGGYELLLGLVEGRRDPETVIASLKDAGLRGLGGAGFPAGVKWDIVRKQPAPRYLAVNIDEGEPGTFKDRHYLESDPHRFLEGALVAARVVGCEAIYIYLRDEYPAARKILQTELARLQADPPVRGWLPPIHLRRGAGAYICGEESAMIESIEGKRGMPRLRPPYLAEVGLFGRPTLEHNMETLHWVRDIVEKGPDWFTAFGRHGRKGLRSFSVSGRVKKPGVHLAPAGITVRELIDEYCGGMLDGHEFYGYFPGGASGGILPASLGDIPLDFDTLNPYGCFIGSAAVVVFSQHDKAKDLALNAIKFFEDESCGQCTPCRVGTAKAALLLENGEWDRARLDDLCQVMADASICGLGQAAPNPIRCVFKYFPHELEG; translated from the coding sequence ATGGCTGCGGAACAGGCACGCAAGAAGAAAGGCCGGATCAACCGGGGACGGCCGGTGGACCTCAAAGCCCTGGAAGAGATCCGGGCATTGCTGGGGGACGAGCCCCGATGCCGCGATTTGCTCATCGAACATCTGCACAAGATCCAGGATACCTACGGGCACATCTCCGCCCGGCACTTGCGGGCCCTGGCGCACGAGATGAATCTGTCTCAAGCGGAAGTGTACGAAGTGGCCACCTTTTATCACCACTTCGATGTCGTCAAGGAAGGCGAGACCCCGCCGCCGCCCCTGACCATCCAGGTGTGCGAATCGCTGGCCTGCCAGATGAACGGCGCCCACGAGCTGATCGACGCCCTCAAACAGGCGCTCGGCGATCAGGTGCGGGTGTTGCCGGCGCCGTGTGTGGGCCGCTGCCAGCACGCCCCGGTGGCCGTCGTCGGCCAGAATCCCATCGACCGGGCGACGCCGGAGAAGGTGCGGGCGGCGGTCGAGGCCAAAGCGGTCGAGGCGCCGGTGCCCGATTACATCGACTACAACGCCTACCGGGCCCAAGGCGGATACGAGCTGCTGTTGGGGCTGGTGGAGGGCCGCCGCGATCCTGAAACCGTGATCGCGTCCCTCAAGGATGCCGGGCTGCGTGGCCTGGGGGGCGCCGGTTTCCCGGCCGGGGTCAAGTGGGACATCGTCAGAAAGCAACCGGCGCCGCGCTATCTGGCGGTCAACATCGACGAGGGGGAACCGGGCACCTTCAAGGACCGCCATTATCTGGAATCCGATCCCCACCGCTTCCTCGAAGGGGCGCTGGTGGCGGCCCGAGTGGTCGGTTGCGAGGCGATCTACATCTACCTGCGCGACGAGTACCCGGCGGCGCGCAAGATCCTCCAGACCGAGCTGGCCAGGTTGCAGGCCGATCCCCCGGTCAGGGGCTGGCTGCCGCCGATCCACCTGCGCCGCGGGGCCGGGGCCTACATTTGCGGCGAGGAGTCGGCCATGATCGAATCCATCGAGGGCAAGCGTGGCATGCCGCGCCTGCGGCCCCCTTATCTGGCGGAGGTGGGGCTGTTCGGCCGCCCGACCCTGGAGCACAACATGGAGACTCTGCACTGGGTGCGCGACATCGTCGAGAAGGGCCCGGACTGGTTCACCGCTTTCGGCCGTCACGGCCGCAAGGGGCTGCGGTCCTTCTCCGTCTCCGGGCGGGTCAAGAAGCCGGGGGTGCATCTGGCGCCGGCCGGCATCACCGTCAGGGAGCTGATCGACGAATACTGCGGCGGCATGCTCGACGGCCACGAATTCTACGGCTATTTCCCCGGCGGGGCTTCCGGCGGCATCTTGCCGGCCTCCCTGGGTGACATCCCGCTAGATTTCGATACGCTGAACCCTTACGGGTGTTTCATCGGCTCGGCGGCGGTGGTGGTCTTCTCCCAGCACGACAAGGCCAAGGATCTGGCCCTCAACGCCATCAAGTTCTTCGAGGACGAGTCCTGCGGCCAGTGCACCCCGTGCCGGGTGGGTACCGCCAAGGCGGCGCTGCTGCTGGAAAACGGCGAGTGGGACCGGGCGCGCCTGGACGACCTGTGTCAGGTGATGGCCGATGCCTCCATCTGCGGTCTGGGGCAGGCGGCGCCCAACCCCATCCGCTGCGTGTTCAAGTATTTCCCCCACGAACTGGAGGGCTGA